One window of Peteryoungia desertarenae genomic DNA carries:
- the prfB gene encoding peptide chain release factor 2 (programmed frameshift), whose product MRNEIENVVDEIKQAISLLRRHLDWDQAIRRLDWLNNKAEDPNLWNDAQEAQKLMRERQQLDDSINGVKRLEQQMNDNIELIEMGEEEGDQSVVKDAEDQLKALKTEAARRQVEAMLSGEADGNDTYVEVHSGAGGTESQDWANMLLRMYTRWAERSGFKVEVLEVHDGEEAGIKSATILVKGHNAYGWMKTESGVHRLVRISPYDSNARRHTSFSSIWVYPVVDDSINIEVNESDCRIDTYRSSGAGGQHVNTTDSAVRITHIPTGIVVACQQERSQHKNRAKAWDMLRARLYEAELKKREEAANAEAASKTDIGWGHQIRSYVLQPYQLVKDLRTGVESTDPDSVLNGELNDFMEAALAHRISGKASDVADID is encoded by the exons ATGCGCAATGAAATCGAGAATGTCGTCGACGAAATCAAGCAGGCCATAAGCCTGCTGAGGAGGCATCTT GACTGGGACCAGGCGATAAGACGACTGGACTGGTTGAACAACAAGGCAGAGGACCCGAACCTCTGGAACGATGCCCAGGAAGCCCAGAAGCTGATGCGCGAGCGCCAGCAGCTTGATGACAGCATCAATGGCGTGAAGCGTCTCGAACAGCAGATGAATGACAATATCGAGCTGATCGAGATGGGCGAGGAAGAGGGCGATCAGAGTGTCGTGAAGGACGCCGAGGACCAGCTGAAGGCCCTGAAGACCGAAGCGGCCCGCCGCCAGGTCGAGGCCATGCTGTCGGGCGAAGCCGATGGCAACGACACCTATGTCGAAGTCCATTCCGGCGCCGGCGGAACGGAAAGCCAGGACTGGGCCAACATGCTGTTGCGCATGTATACCCGCTGGGCAGAGCGCTCCGGCTTCAAGGTCGAAGTGCTGGAAGTGCACGACGGCGAAGAAGCCGGCATCAAGTCCGCGACCATCCTGGTCAAGGGCCACAATGCCTATGGCTGGATGAAGACCGAATCGGGCGTGCATCGTCTGGTGCGCATCTCGCCCTACGATTCGAACGCCCGTCGCCACACGTCCTTCTCGTCGATCTGGGTCTATCCGGTCGTCGACGACTCGATCAACATCGAGGTCAACGAAAGCGACTGCCGCATCGATACCTATCGTTCGTCGGGCGCTGGCGGCCAGCACGTCAACACGACCGATTCGGCCGTGCGTATCACCCATATCCCGACCGGCATCGTGGTCGCCTGCCAGCAGGAACGCTCGCAGCACAAGAACCGCGCCAAGGCCTGGGACATGCTGCGTGCTCGTCTCTACGAAGCCGAACTGAAGAAGCGGGAAGAAGCGGCCAATGCCGAAGCCGCCTCGAAGACGGATATAGGCTGGGGCCACCAGATCCGCTCCTACGTCCTGCAGCCCTACCAGCTGGTCAAGGACCTGCGCACCGGCGTCGAAAGCACTGATCCGGATAGCGTCCTGAACGGCGAGCTCAATGACTTCATGGAAGCAGCCCTTGCCCACCGCATCAGCGGCAAGGCCTCGGACGTTGCCGATATCGATTGA
- a CDS encoding NAD kinase: MSQSYPSLAFIASSSEEAQASRSELIRLYGNASPSDADVIVVLGGDGFMLQTLHDTMNSGQLIYGMNRGSVGFLMNDYSVERLHERIAAAVQNALHPLQMATDNADGSRSYALAINEVSLLRQSYQAAKLRVLVDGHVRLEELICDGLMVATPVGSTAYNLSAHGPILPLEAPLLALTPVSAFRPRRWRGALLPDKVTVVMEVLEPEKRPVNAVADHTEVKSVLRVEISQSEDTTARILSDPDRSWSDRIIAEQFSN, from the coding sequence ATGTCGCAGTCATATCCCTCGCTCGCCTTTATCGCCTCCTCGTCCGAAGAGGCGCAGGCTTCCCGCTCCGAATTGATTCGACTCTATGGCAATGCCAGCCCAAGCGATGCCGATGTAATCGTGGTGCTCGGGGGCGACGGATTCATGCTGCAGACCCTGCATGACACCATGAACAGCGGCCAGCTGATCTACGGTATGAATCGCGGCTCCGTCGGCTTCCTGATGAACGACTATTCGGTGGAACGGTTGCATGAGCGCATCGCTGCCGCCGTTCAGAATGCGCTGCACCCGCTTCAGATGGCGACTGACAATGCGGATGGATCTCGGTCCTATGCGCTTGCCATCAATGAAGTCTCGCTGCTTCGCCAATCCTACCAGGCGGCAAAGCTGAGGGTTCTGGTCGATGGGCATGTGCGGCTCGAGGAACTGATCTGCGACGGCTTGATGGTGGCAACACCCGTCGGCTCGACAGCCTATAATCTTTCGGCCCATGGACCGATCCTGCCGCTGGAGGCGCCTCTCCTGGCGCTCACGCCTGTCAGCGCCTTCAGGCCCCGACGCTGGCGCGGAGCCCTGTTGCCGGATAAAGTGACGGTCGTGATGGAAGTCCTGGAACCTGAGAAGCGCCCGGTGAATGCCGTTGCGGATCATACGGAGGTGAAATCAGTTCTCAGGGTGGAGATTTCACAATCGGAAGACACGACGGCGCGCATTCTCTCCGATCCCGACCGCTCATGGTCCGATCGGATCATCGCCGAACAATTCTCGAATTGA
- a CDS encoding helix-turn-helix transcriptional regulator, which translates to MNNMRVREAAEYLGLSKSTLDRLRCYGGGPRYFKLGKAVTYDPADLKAWRDERARADVWTAANDNVARQVAV; encoded by the coding sequence ATGAACAACATGCGAGTACGCGAAGCCGCCGAATACCTCGGCCTTTCCAAATCCACACTTGACCGACTGCGCTGCTATGGCGGCGGGCCACGCTATTTCAAATTGGGGAAGGCGGTCACATACGACCCAGCCGACCTAAAGGCATGGCGTGACGAACGGGCGCGGGCCGATGTATGGACGGCGGCCAACGACAATGTGGCGCGGCAGGTGGCGGTATGA